Proteins co-encoded in one Erwinia sp. genomic window:
- a CDS encoding hypothetical protein (ID:JIFNMEKO_00458;~UPF0178 protein YaiI;~source:Prodigal:2.6) produces the protein MPIWVDADACPKVIKEVLYRAAEREKIVVTLVANQSLTVPPSAYLRTLRVSAGFDVADNEIVQRVNSGDLVVTADIPLAAEVIEKGAVALNPRGECYTAATIRERLTLRDFMDTLRSSGIQTGGPAALHPRDRQQFANELDKWLQAEKKKAKRAE, from the coding sequence ATGCCCATTTGGGTTGATGCTGATGCCTGTCCGAAAGTCATTAAAGAAGTGCTCTATCGGGCAGCGGAGAGAGAAAAAATAGTGGTGACATTGGTGGCTAACCAATCACTGACTGTTCCCCCTTCTGCTTACTTGCGTACATTGAGAGTCTCCGCCGGGTTTGATGTGGCTGATAATGAAATTGTACAGCGGGTGAATTCTGGTGATTTAGTGGTTACCGCTGATATTCCGCTGGCAGCAGAAGTGATAGAAAAAGGCGCGGTAGCGCTTAACCCCCGAGGCGAATGTTATACTGCTGCCACGATCCGCGAACGATTGACATTGCGTGATTTTATGGACACTTTACGTTCGAGTGGTATTCAGACTGGCGGCCCGGCCGCGCTTCATCCACGTGACCGACAGCAATTTGCCAATGAACTGGATAAATGGTTGCAGGCTGAAAAGAAAAAAGCGAAGCGGGCAGAGTAA
- a CDS encoding hypothetical protein (ID:JIFNMEKO_00459;~source:Prodigal:2.6) codes for MQLEEQQLIEGLFNRLKQAESQSAPCDSEAEKLIQQQLQRQPQAPYYMAQAILIQEAALKQLNARVEELEKRLAQAPQQSSGGFLSGLFGGTGTPTAQTTPAGNAWNNNPPAPQSAPAAPASSGRGFLGGALQTAAGVAGGVVIADMLTSMFHHSQPEEIVNIINEPSPPAEEFDRGADNFNSQDDNRYDAQDAGWQDYGNDDNSSDDDGGFI; via the coding sequence ATGCAACTTGAAGAACAACAACTTATTGAAGGTCTCTTTAACCGTCTGAAACAGGCTGAAAGCCAGTCAGCTCCGTGTGATAGTGAAGCTGAAAAATTGATTCAACAGCAACTCCAGCGGCAGCCACAAGCGCCCTACTACATGGCCCAGGCGATACTGATTCAGGAAGCCGCACTTAAACAACTCAATGCACGCGTTGAGGAACTGGAAAAACGTCTCGCTCAGGCGCCACAACAAAGTAGCGGTGGATTTCTTTCTGGCTTGTTTGGTGGCACTGGCACCCCTACAGCTCAAACTACCCCGGCAGGCAACGCGTGGAACAATAATCCTCCCGCCCCTCAATCCGCGCCTGCGGCACCAGCCAGCAGTGGCCGCGGATTTCTTGGAGGTGCGTTACAAACGGCAGCAGGGGTTGCCGGAGGCGTTGTCATAGCAGATATGTTGACCAGTATGTTTCATCACTCTCAGCCTGAAGAGATTGTAAATATTATCAATGAACCGTCGCCTCCTGCAGAAGAGTTCGACCGCGGCGCTGATAATTTTAACTCACAGGACGACAACCGTTACGACGCCCAGGACGCTGGCTGGCAGGATTATGGTAACGATGATAACAGCAGTGATGATGATGGCGGTTTCATCTGA
- a CDS encoding hypothetical protein (ID:JIFNMEKO_00460;~source:Prodigal:2.6), with protein sequence MTSYWEARQQTSQLPMRDNTHIARGLIRFIYYNQKLSPFGVRYCCPHYHKHSWRTIFLQS encoded by the coding sequence ATGACATCATACTGGGAAGCCCGCCAGCAAACCAGCCAGCTTCCAATGCGTGATAATACTCATATCGCCCGCGGTCTGATACGTTTTATCTACTATAATCAGAAATTATCTCCGTTCGGGGTGCGTTATTGTTGTCCGCACTATCATAAACATAGCTGGCGAACAATATTTCTTCAGAGTTGA
- the aroL gene encoding Shikimate kinase 2 (ID:JIFNMEKO_00461;~source:Prodigal:2.6) — MRSPLYLIGARGCGKTTIGRILAERLGYCFSDTDAHLQQSHQQTVAEMVAEQGWEGFRKHETQSLLEVTAANTVIATGGGIILSFDNRQFMRRRGHVIYLCASAAELSARLLATPLQSQRPTLTGRPIIDEIAEVLAIRHPLYQESADLVVDATDVPENVVETIIRQLLCWNDNKSA; from the coding sequence ATGAGATCTCCTCTCTATCTCATAGGTGCCCGGGGTTGTGGGAAAACAACCATCGGCAGGATATTGGCCGAAAGGTTGGGTTACTGTTTCAGTGATACGGATGCCCATCTGCAACAAAGTCATCAACAAACAGTGGCAGAAATGGTCGCTGAACAAGGATGGGAAGGGTTCAGGAAGCATGAAACTCAGTCTTTGCTTGAGGTAACAGCCGCTAACACAGTGATTGCAACCGGAGGGGGAATTATTCTTTCTTTTGACAACCGTCAGTTTATGCGGCGTCGGGGCCATGTTATTTATCTTTGCGCCAGTGCTGCTGAACTCTCTGCGCGTCTGCTAGCCACCCCATTGCAAAGTCAGCGTCCGACCTTAACCGGGCGTCCGATTATTGACGAAATTGCTGAAGTATTGGCAATTCGCCATCCATTGTATCAGGAAAGTGCAGACCTGGTTGTTGACGCGACTGATGTGCCGGAAAATGTTGTTGAGACCATTATCAGGCAACTGTTGTGCTGGAATGATAATAAAAGTGCCTGA
- the yaiA gene encoding putative protein YaiA (ID:JIFNMEKO_00462;~source:Prodigal:2.6), whose amino-acid sequence MASKPPYPRDAYVSPVEKGLPGNTVTWYELRADHPKEHTLISEHPTEQEAQDALQRYLDEEKE is encoded by the coding sequence ATGGCTTCTAAACCTCCCTATCCTCGCGATGCATATGTTTCACCGGTAGAGAAAGGCCTGCCAGGTAACACGGTTACCTGGTATGAATTGCGTGCAGACCACCCTAAAGAACATACATTAATCAGCGAACATCCAACAGAACAGGAAGCACAGGATGCTCTGCAGCGTTATCTTGATGAAGAGAAAGAGTAA
- the ppnP gene encoding Pyrimidine/purine nucleoside phosphorylase (ID:JIFNMEKO_00463;~source:Prodigal:2.6), with the protein MLKTNEYFEGKVKSIAFDSASTGEASVGVMAEGEYTFGTGKPEEMTVVSGSMSILLAGENEWKRYEAGDKFNVPGHSEFYLQIAEPSAYLCRYLSE; encoded by the coding sequence ATGCTTAAGACGAATGAGTATTTCGAGGGAAAAGTAAAATCGATCGCATTTGACAGTGCCAGTACAGGAGAGGCGAGTGTCGGTGTAATGGCGGAGGGTGAGTACACCTTTGGCACCGGGAAGCCGGAAGAGATGACGGTGGTTAGCGGATCAATGTCTATTCTGCTCGCAGGCGAGAACGAATGGAAACGTTATGAAGCCGGGGACAAATTCAACGTACCTGGACACAGCGAATTTTATCTTCAAATTGCCGAACCTTCAGCCTACCTTTGTCGCTACCTTAGCGAATGA
- the rdgC gene encoding Recombination-associated protein RdgC (ID:JIFNMEKO_00464;~source:Prodigal:2.6), with product MLWFKNLMVYRLNRDVTLPIDEMEKQLASAAFTPCGSQDMQRTGWVSPLGAKGDSFTHVSNGHLLLCARKEEKIIPSPVIKQALEAKISKLENEQQRKLRKTEKDSLKDEVLHDLLPRAFSRFSQTFLWIDSKNSLIVVDSGSAKRAEDTLALLRKSLGSLPVIPLTLADPIELTLTEWVRSGEPPAAFSLLDEAELKAILEEGGVIRCKKQQLVCDEIAHHIEAGKVVTKLALDWRERIQLVLNDDGSLKRIKFTDALREQNDDIDREDPIARFDADFLLMSEELTTLISELIDALGGEAER from the coding sequence ATGCTGTGGTTTAAAAATTTGATGGTCTATCGTCTGAATCGGGATGTCACTTTACCGATCGATGAGATGGAAAAACAGCTTGCTTCTGCTGCATTTACCCCCTGTGGTAGCCAGGATATGCAACGTACTGGCTGGGTATCCCCGCTCGGTGCAAAGGGAGATTCGTTTACTCACGTCAGTAATGGCCACCTCCTGCTCTGCGCGCGTAAAGAGGAGAAAATTATCCCTTCGCCTGTGATCAAACAAGCACTAGAAGCAAAAATCAGCAAACTGGAGAACGAACAACAGCGAAAGCTGCGAAAAACGGAAAAAGATTCGCTAAAGGACGAAGTTCTTCATGATTTACTGCCGCGGGCGTTCAGCCGTTTCAGCCAGACTTTTTTATGGATTGACAGCAAAAATAGTTTGATTGTGGTCGACTCTGGTAGTGCAAAACGTGCTGAGGATACGCTGGCATTACTGCGTAAAAGTCTCGGCTCTCTGCCCGTCATTCCACTCACTCTGGCTGACCCTATTGAGTTAACCCTGACCGAATGGGTTCGTTCCGGTGAACCACCTGCGGCTTTTTCACTGCTGGATGAAGCCGAATTAAAGGCAATCCTGGAAGAAGGTGGTGTGATCCGTTGCAAAAAACAGCAACTGGTCTGCGATGAGATAGCGCATCATATCGAAGCGGGTAAAGTGGTGACTAAACTGGCACTGGACTGGCGTGAACGCATCCAGCTGGTGCTAAATGACGATGGTTCACTAAAACGTATTAAGTTTACCGACGCATTGCGTGAGCAAAATGATGATATTGACCGGGAAGATCCCATTGCACGGTTTGATGCTGACTTCCTGCTAATGAGTGAGGAGTTAACCACACTGATCAGTGAGTTGATTGATGCGCTTGGTGGTGAAGCGGAACGTTAA
- the phoB_1 gene encoding Phosphate regulon transcriptional regulatory protein PhoB (ID:JIFNMEKO_00465;~source:Prodigal:2.6) gives MAKRILVVEDEALIREMLCFVLEQNDYQPIEAEDYDSAVELLIEPWPDLVLLDWMLPGGSGIQFIRHMKREAMTRDIPVMMLTARGEEEDRVRGLEVGADDYITKPFSPKELIARIKAVMRRISPMAVEDVIEMQGLTLDPSSHRVMSGDQPLEMGPTEYKLLHFFMIHAERVYSREQLLNHVWGTNVYVEDRTVDVHIRRLRKALEPTGHDRMVQTVRGTGYRFSVRY, from the coding sequence ATGGCCAAGCGTATTCTGGTGGTGGAAGATGAAGCCCTAATCCGTGAAATGTTATGTTTTGTGCTGGAACAGAATGACTATCAACCTATCGAGGCAGAAGACTATGATAGCGCAGTCGAGCTGCTGATTGAACCATGGCCTGATTTGGTATTACTGGATTGGATGTTGCCAGGTGGTTCCGGTATCCAGTTCATCCGTCACATGAAGCGCGAAGCAATGACACGCGATATTCCGGTGATGATGCTTACAGCGCGTGGTGAAGAAGAAGATCGCGTACGTGGTCTGGAAGTGGGAGCTGATGATTACATCACTAAGCCTTTTTCACCTAAGGAGCTGATTGCTCGGATCAAGGCTGTAATGCGTCGTATCTCTCCGATGGCGGTAGAGGACGTCATCGAAATGCAGGGTCTGACACTGGATCCCTCATCACACCGTGTGATGTCCGGTGACCAACCGCTTGAAATGGGTCCGACTGAGTATAAACTACTGCATTTCTTCATGATCCATGCTGAAAGGGTCTACAGCCGTGAACAGTTGCTTAATCATGTCTGGGGAACTAACGTATATGTCGAGGATCGTACCGTCGATGTGCATATACGTCGTTTACGTAAAGCACTGGAGCCGACAGGACACGACCGAATGGTACAAACGGTAAGAGGCACTGGCTACCGTTTTTCCGTACGTTACTGA
- the phoR gene encoding Phosphate regulon sensor protein PhoR (ID:JIFNMEKO_00466;~source:Prodigal:2.6) has translation MLERLSWKRLLCELMLVGLPATVLGLFVGYLPWFLLIGVLALLSWHFANLLRLSHWLWVDRSMTPPTGNGSWEPLFYGLHQMQARNRRRRRELGHLIKRFRSGAESLPDALVLMTDEGGIFWCNGLAEQVLGLRWPEDSGQNILNLLRYPEFSRYLRQRDFRRPLTLVLNNQRHLELRIMPYSEDQWLLVARDTTQMHQLEGSRRNFFANVSHELRTPLTVMQGYLEMMQDSVIDGTLRTKAIATMQEQTRRMDGLVKQLLTLSRIEAAPALDLQEQVNVPMMLRLLQREAETLSQGRHELHFDTDETLSVSGNEEQLRSAISNLVYNAINHTPAGTRINVSWQKNPLGAQFKVQDNGPGIAEEYLPRLTERFYRVDKARSRQTGGSGLGLAIVKHALSHHNARLDVESVKGQGTCFSFLLPTRFIVSARQSQPLAVGKIPHHYRKRSASH, from the coding sequence GTGCTGGAACGCCTGAGCTGGAAACGATTATTATGTGAGTTGATGCTGGTCGGTTTGCCAGCAACAGTACTGGGGTTATTTGTTGGCTATTTGCCCTGGTTTTTGTTGATTGGGGTGTTAGCGTTGCTGAGCTGGCATTTTGCCAACCTACTGCGCCTCTCTCACTGGCTCTGGGTTGATCGCAGCATGACTCCGCCTACCGGAAATGGTAGCTGGGAGCCTCTGTTTTATGGCCTTCATCAGATGCAGGCACGTAATCGCCGCCGCCGCCGTGAGCTGGGACACCTTATCAAGCGTTTCCGCAGTGGTGCTGAATCCCTTCCCGATGCCTTAGTGCTGATGACAGATGAAGGGGGGATTTTCTGGTGTAACGGTCTTGCCGAACAAGTACTGGGGCTGCGCTGGCCGGAAGACAGCGGGCAAAATATTCTTAACTTACTGCGTTATCCTGAATTTAGTCGCTACTTGCGTCAGCGGGATTTCCGCCGTCCTTTGACACTGGTACTTAATAATCAACGTCATCTGGAATTACGCATCATGCCATACAGCGAGGACCAATGGTTGCTGGTGGCACGTGATACCACGCAGATGCATCAGCTGGAAGGCTCAAGGCGTAACTTTTTTGCCAACGTGAGCCACGAGTTACGCACCCCACTGACAGTGATGCAGGGGTATCTGGAAATGATGCAGGATTCGGTGATTGACGGTACATTGCGTACTAAAGCCATTGCTACCATGCAGGAACAAACCCGGCGAATGGATGGCTTAGTTAAACAGTTACTGACATTGTCGCGTATCGAAGCGGCTCCGGCTCTTGATTTACAGGAGCAAGTCAACGTTCCGATGATGCTGCGGTTATTACAACGCGAAGCTGAAACCCTGAGTCAGGGACGCCATGAGCTGCATTTTGATACAGATGAAACGCTGAGCGTTTCTGGTAATGAAGAACAGTTGCGCAGTGCAATCTCTAATCTGGTTTACAACGCGATCAATCATACACCTGCAGGAACACGTATTAATGTCAGCTGGCAAAAAAATCCACTCGGTGCCCAATTCAAAGTGCAGGATAACGGTCCAGGTATTGCCGAAGAGTATCTGCCCAGACTGACTGAACGTTTCTATCGTGTTGATAAAGCACGCTCACGTCAGACCGGGGGAAGTGGTCTCGGTCTGGCCATTGTGAAACATGCACTGAGTCATCATAATGCGCGTCTGGATGTTGAGAGTGTAAAAGGGCAGGGAACCTGTTTTAGTTTCCTGTTACCAACTCGCTTCATCGTGAGTGCTCGTCAAAGCCAACCTCTTGCGGTGGGAAAAATACCCCATCATTATCGTAAGCGTTCGGCCAGCCACTGA
- the brnQ gene encoding Branched-chain amino acid transport system 2 carrier protein (ID:JIFNMEKO_00467;~source:Prodigal:2.6), whose product MLSDSGPLFATPRTATVSFEVGLVPLVGETPLALSLYSLGYFLLVTIVALYPGKLLDSVGFVLAPVKIIALLVLGGAVLLWPVDVRAPATEIYQQAAFSIGFTQGYLTMDTLAALVFGIFIVNAARARGVTSPALLTRYTLLAGLIAGAGLVVIYLMLFKLGANSAAFTSQGANGAAILHAFVQHAFGEKGVIFLAALIFIACMVTAVGLTCAGASFFSQHTPLSYHQCVLILALFSMLIANVGLDHLILFSVPVLTAIYPPCIILVVLSLTYKWWQRSRWVMGTCMLLSLVFGVIDALKAILPEQLSSHLPLLKEGLAWLPPVLIVLVMVIIYESISTLRQRSDRRYTLFLHSQENKQRQHYDQK is encoded by the coding sequence TTGTTATCTGACAGTGGCCCGCTGTTTGCTACCCCCCGCACAGCAACTGTCTCTTTTGAAGTTGGACTTGTACCGCTGGTTGGTGAAACACCTCTGGCGCTCAGTTTGTACAGTCTGGGCTATTTTTTACTGGTGACTATTGTTGCTTTGTATCCGGGAAAATTACTTGATTCAGTCGGATTTGTGCTCGCCCCCGTAAAAATTATCGCACTACTAGTACTCGGCGGCGCAGTTTTACTCTGGCCGGTAGACGTCAGAGCACCGGCAACAGAGATTTATCAGCAAGCGGCATTTTCTATTGGTTTCACACAAGGGTATTTAACAATGGATACTCTGGCGGCATTAGTGTTCGGTATCTTTATCGTCAATGCCGCTCGTGCACGAGGTGTCACTTCACCTGCTTTACTGACCCGTTACACCTTGCTGGCGGGTTTGATTGCCGGGGCTGGACTGGTGGTCATCTATCTGATGTTGTTTAAGCTTGGCGCTAACAGTGCTGCCTTTACCTCGCAGGGAGCCAACGGTGCTGCGATTCTGCACGCTTTTGTCCAGCATGCGTTTGGTGAGAAGGGTGTTATTTTCCTCGCTGCATTGATTTTCATTGCTTGTATGGTAACTGCCGTCGGGCTGACTTGTGCTGGTGCGTCGTTTTTTTCACAGCACACCCCGCTTAGCTACCATCAGTGCGTGCTGATACTGGCTCTGTTTTCCATGTTGATCGCCAACGTTGGATTAGATCATTTAATCCTGTTTTCTGTTCCTGTGCTGACAGCGATTTATCCGCCTTGTATCATCCTCGTCGTGTTAAGTCTGACTTATAAATGGTGGCAGCGAAGTCGTTGGGTGATGGGGACCTGTATGCTGCTGAGCCTGGTGTTTGGTGTAATCGACGCACTAAAGGCGATACTTCCCGAACAGTTGAGTAGCCATTTGCCTTTGCTCAAAGAGGGATTGGCCTGGCTACCCCCTGTTCTGATCGTGTTGGTTATGGTGATTATTTATGAGTCCATCTCCACCCTGAGACAGCGTTCTGACAGGCGCTATACTCTATTTTTGCATTCACAAGAGAATAAACAGAGACAGCATTATGATCAAAAATAA
- the proY gene encoding Proline-specific permease ProY (ID:JIFNMEKO_00468;~source:Prodigal:2.6) has product MIKNKLKKGLSTRHIRFMALGSAIGTGLFYGSASAMKIAGPSVLLAYIIGGAVAYIIMRALGEMSVNNPQASSFSRYAQDYLGPLAGYITGWTYCFEILIVAIADVTAFGIYMGVWFPDVPHWIWVLSVVLIIGAINMATVKIFGEVEFWLSLFKVATIIIMIVAGIGIIFWGIGNSGQPTGIHNLWSNGGFFPHGIMGMVLSLQIVMFAYGGIEIIGITAGEAKNPAVSIPKAVNAVPLRILVFYVGTLFVIMSIYPWNQVGTEGSPFVLTFQHLGIAAAAAILNFVVITASLSAINSDVFGVGRMLHGMAEQGHAPSMFTAVSKRGIPWVTVLVMMAAMLIAVYLNYLIPEKVFLVIASLATFATVWVWIMILLSQLAFRRSLSKEEARTLAFRLPGGRYTALAGVVFLFFIIGLIGYFPDTRISLYVGLGWLALLVISWPLVRQAARLKKSA; this is encoded by the coding sequence ATGATCAAAAATAAGCTCAAAAAAGGATTGAGTACCCGGCATATTCGTTTTATGGCGTTGGGATCGGCGATAGGAACAGGTCTGTTTTATGGTTCAGCCAGTGCTATGAAAATAGCGGGGCCCAGTGTGCTGCTGGCCTATATCATTGGTGGTGCCGTTGCTTATATTATTATGCGAGCACTGGGCGAGATGTCGGTGAATAATCCGCAGGCCAGCTCTTTTTCGCGTTATGCGCAGGACTATCTCGGCCCCCTCGCGGGTTATATCACCGGCTGGACATATTGCTTCGAGATCCTGATAGTCGCGATTGCTGATGTCACAGCGTTTGGGATTTACATGGGGGTCTGGTTTCCTGATGTTCCACACTGGATTTGGGTGCTCAGTGTGGTGTTGATTATTGGCGCGATTAACATGGCCACAGTGAAAATTTTTGGTGAAGTTGAATTCTGGTTATCACTGTTCAAAGTGGCCACCATTATCATCATGATTGTCGCTGGTATAGGGATTATCTTCTGGGGAATTGGTAACTCGGGGCAACCGACAGGCATTCATAACTTGTGGAGCAACGGCGGGTTCTTCCCGCATGGCATTATGGGTATGGTGTTGTCACTACAGATAGTGATGTTCGCTTATGGCGGAATTGAAATCATCGGTATCACTGCCGGAGAAGCGAAAAATCCGGCAGTGTCTATTCCCAAAGCTGTGAATGCTGTGCCACTGCGTATCCTGGTATTTTATGTCGGTACACTGTTTGTCATCATGTCCATATATCCATGGAATCAGGTGGGTACAGAGGGAAGTCCCTTCGTGCTGACATTCCAGCATTTAGGGATTGCCGCCGCCGCCGCCATACTCAATTTTGTGGTGATCACGGCCTCGCTTTCGGCAATCAACAGTGATGTTTTTGGTGTTGGCCGTATGCTGCATGGCATGGCCGAACAGGGGCATGCACCTTCAATGTTCACTGCTGTTTCAAAACGCGGAATTCCCTGGGTCACGGTATTAGTGATGATGGCGGCGATGCTGATTGCGGTGTATCTCAACTACCTGATACCCGAAAAGGTATTTTTAGTCATCGCCTCACTGGCCACTTTCGCCACCGTGTGGGTATGGATAATGATCCTTTTATCTCAGTTAGCATTCCGGCGTTCACTGAGTAAAGAAGAGGCCCGGACGCTGGCATTCCGCTTACCAGGTGGGCGTTATACTGCGCTGGCAGGGGTGGTTTTTTTGTTCTTTATCATCGGACTGATTGGCTATTTCCCGGATACCCGCATTTCACTGTATGTGGGGCTGGGATGGCTGGCACTGTTAGTGATAAGCTGGCCGCTGGTACGTCAGGCGGCACGCCTGAAAAAAAGCGCATGA
- the acpH gene encoding Acyl carrier protein phosphodiesterase (ID:JIFNMEKO_00469;~source:Prodigal:2.6), translated as MNYLAHLHLASLAGSSLLGNMMADFIRGNPADHWPADISGGIRFHRRIDAFTDTHPDVRLARSYFRPETYRVSAITLDLIWDHFLSLHWQQIEQRITLTDFLQQTQHHLIPQLPATPPAFQKMNHALWQGRWLENYARPDYLEDVLKAMARRRPRLHALADSWQDFITHYDFFETKFWQFYPKLLTFALQERTMSVSADWASPPLYQHNKRRG; from the coding sequence ATGAACTATCTTGCGCATCTTCATCTTGCCTCACTGGCTGGCAGCTCGTTGCTCGGCAATATGATGGCTGATTTTATCCGCGGCAATCCTGCGGATCACTGGCCCGCTGATATCTCCGGGGGCATACGTTTTCATCGTCGCATTGATGCCTTCACGGATACACATCCTGATGTGCGTCTGGCCCGCAGCTATTTTCGGCCGGAAACCTACCGCGTATCAGCAATCACGCTCGATTTGATTTGGGATCATTTTCTGTCATTACACTGGCAGCAAATTGAGCAGCGGATCACACTGACTGACTTTCTGCAACAGACACAACATCACCTGATACCGCAACTGCCAGCAACACCACCCGCTTTTCAGAAAATGAATCATGCTCTCTGGCAAGGACGCTGGCTGGAAAACTATGCGCGACCCGATTATCTTGAAGACGTACTGAAAGCGATGGCCCGGCGCCGTCCCAGGTTACATGCTTTAGCCGACTCCTGGCAGGATTTCATCACCCATTATGATTTTTTTGAAACAAAATTCTGGCAGTTTTATCCTAAGTTGCTCACCTTTGCTCTGCAAGAGCGAACAATGAGCGTGAGCGCTGACTGGGCATCCCCACCTCTTTATCAGCACAACAAGAGGAGAGGGTGA
- the queA gene encoding S-adenosylmethionine:tRNA ribosyltransferase-isomerase (ID:JIFNMEKO_00470;~source:Prodigal:2.6): MQVSDFSFDLPESLIAHYPQAERSSCRLLSLSGNDGSLSDGVFTDLLEKLNPGDLLVFNNTRVIPARIFGRKASGGKVEVLVERVLDEHRVLAHIRSSKSPKPGTQLILGEKETVTATMLARHESLFEVQFDDSRPVLELLDNIGHMPLPPYIDRPDEEADRELYQTVYSQRPGAVAAPTAGLHFDQTLLSAFKDKGVETAFVTLHVGAGTFQRVRVEQITDHVMHAEYAEVPAEVVDAVLACKARGNRVIAVGTTSVRSLESAAQACDKVLISPFFGDTRIFIYPGYRFQVIDALVTNFHLPESTLIMLVSAFAGYQQTLKAYRHAVAEHYRFFSYGDAMYITHNPAASEMKLNQRSE; this comes from the coding sequence ATGCAAGTTTCTGACTTCTCATTCGATTTACCCGAGAGCCTCATCGCCCACTATCCTCAGGCAGAACGCAGTAGCTGCCGTCTGCTCTCGCTATCAGGTAACGACGGTTCGCTGAGCGATGGTGTCTTTACTGACCTGCTGGAGAAGCTTAATCCAGGTGATTTGCTGGTGTTTAATAACACCCGTGTTATCCCGGCACGGATATTTGGCCGCAAAGCCAGTGGAGGAAAGGTAGAGGTACTGGTTGAGCGCGTGCTCGATGAACACCGGGTATTGGCTCATATCCGCTCGTCCAAGTCACCTAAACCTGGCACACAGCTTATCCTTGGTGAGAAGGAGACTGTGACCGCCACCATGCTGGCGCGCCATGAAAGTCTGTTTGAAGTGCAGTTTGATGATAGTCGCCCGGTATTGGAGTTGTTGGATAACATCGGACATATGCCATTACCCCCTTATATAGATCGTCCTGATGAGGAAGCAGATCGTGAACTGTATCAGACAGTCTACAGTCAACGTCCGGGGGCGGTAGCAGCACCGACAGCGGGGCTGCATTTTGACCAGACTCTGCTTAGCGCGTTTAAGGATAAAGGCGTCGAAACTGCATTTGTTACCTTACACGTCGGCGCAGGGACTTTTCAGCGAGTGCGGGTTGAACAGATTACTGATCATGTGATGCATGCAGAATATGCTGAGGTTCCTGCTGAGGTGGTTGATGCGGTGCTTGCCTGTAAAGCACGCGGCAATCGGGTGATTGCTGTCGGGACAACCTCAGTGCGTTCACTGGAAAGTGCTGCACAGGCTTGTGATAAGGTGCTGATTTCTCCTTTCTTTGGTGATACCCGAATCTTTATTTATCCGGGGTATCGCTTCCAGGTCATCGATGCATTGGTTACTAATTTTCATCTGCCAGAATCCACTTTAATTATGCTGGTTTCCGCATTTGCGGGTTATCAACAAACCTTAAAGGCTTATCGTCATGCAGTGGCGGAGCATTATCGGTTTTTCAGTTATGGTGACGCGATGTATATCACGCATAATCCGGCAGCCAGTGAAATGAAACTGAATCAAAGAAGCGAATGA